A single genomic interval of Coregonus clupeaformis isolate EN_2021a chromosome 36, ASM2061545v1, whole genome shotgun sequence harbors:
- the LOC121552481 gene encoding kelch repeat and BTB domain-containing protein 11-like — protein MDNSAQCVPDLRLLSADADTPPACHEKEQVDKMSLLMQDFTGNIPEIKDPDENQNFGYQCITETNGPLVEMDNVVMGLRFYNGSQPRNDSVNANVDQKHGSLIHCNSPQTNKEQHCSIERDAVEENYRAQADVAHSLGYSLCCLDDETQAQSTPLVCEVSGGAVKYHCLIDKASSQVGHREGSSAPVTYCITAEALQVHQRGQPGSAGQTAVWRESDADATQGNPALQSRQEGWGCGNRVFASKEETDLVIEVSGKKLEAHKAVLAEKSDYFKARQSRDVLRVKGVSFKTLTILVDYIYSCRMEVSKDNIVEVITGAKILQIPCAVQAAVDTMSEQITAENCYEILTIAKRQRLSELKEKAYKYMSDNFLQILRDPDVYGRLTGGERELILTRRMEGKRVLMVAEINEVYDCVGSRPPSRENSRPQSPLSMVSLKENRMIYYYNKETKDWKVLTKMPDEINTKGSGICTMYNYLFVAGGIKRQDDKGKVSDKVFCYNPLTDSWSEIRPLTEGRSQLKLVSMDGYLFAIGGECLFTVEKYDPRMDRWRPVAPLPKGAFAIAHEATTCNGEMFVSGGSLFYRLLRYDTRRDDWEECPFNNSRKKSTDMVAFKNFIYRFDVNRDYGVNVFKYNTVVKIWHNSASLEQTNPLPFRCAVIGNTIYCVNKAQTLQFVVEEENEQFLPEAQALKAPIEAKGALVPFVLALPKTA, from the coding sequence ATGGACAACAGTGCCCAGTGCGTCCCAGACTTGCGCCTACTCAGTGCTGATGCTGACACACCACCTGCCTGTCACGAGAAAGAGCAGGTGGACAAAATGTCTTTGCTGATGCAGGACTTCACTGGAAATATACCCGAGATAAAAGATCCAGACGAGAATCAAAACTTTGGGTACCAGTGTATTACGGAGACTAATGGACCACTTGTTGAAATGGACAATGTCGTGATGGGTCTTAGATTTTATAATGGTAGCCAACCAAGGAATGACTCAGTAAATGCAAATGTTGATCAAAAGCATGGTTCATTAATACATTGTAATTCCCCACAAACCAACAAAGAGCAGCACTGTTCCATAGAGCGCGATGCGGTAGAGGAGAATTACCGCGCACAGGCTGACGTGGCGCACAGCCTGGGATATTCCCTCTGCTGCCTGGATGACGAAACGCAAGCACAGAGCACCCCTCTCGTGTGTGAAGTCAGTGGAGGAGCTGTGAAATATCACTGTCTGATTGATAAAGCGAGTTCCCAGGTGGGGCATAGGGAGGGGAGCTCTGCGCCTGTCACCTATTGTATCACTGCAGAAGCACTGCAAGTACATCAGCGCGGACAGCCAGGCAGTGCGGGACAGACGGCTGTGTGGAGAGAAAGCGACGCAGACGCTACACAGGGAAACCCAGCACTGCAGTCGAGGCAGGAAGGATGGGGATGTGGAAACAGAGTCTTTGCTTCTAAAGAGGAGACGGATTTAGTGATTGAAGTGTCTGGAAAGAAACTTGAAGCGCATAAAGCCGTTTTGGCTGAGAAAAGTGACTATTTCAAGGCGCGGCAGTCCCGAGACGTATTGCGAGTGAAGGGGGTGAGTTTTAAGACTTTGACCATTTTGGTGGATTACATTTACTCATGCCGAATGGAGGTTAGTAAGGATAATATTGTAGAGGTCATCACCGGAGCTAAAATATTACAAATCCCCTGCGCGGTTCAAGCTGCTGTCGATACAATGTCGGAGCAGATTACCGCGGAGAACTGCTATGAGATTTTGACAATAGCCAAAAGGCAACGTCTCAGCGAGTTGAAGGAGAAAGCCTACAAGTACATGAGTGACAATTTCTTGCAAATACTGCGGGATCCCGATGTCTATGGGCGTTTGACCGGAGGGGAGAGAGAACTCATTCTCACCAGGAGAATGGAGGGAAAGAGGGTGTTGATGGTGGCTGAAATCAACGAGGTGTATGACTGCGTCGGGAGCAGACCTCCAAGTCGTGAGAACAGTCGCCCTCAGAGCCCTCTATCCATGGTGTCCCTGAAGGAGAATCGTATGATCTACTATTACAACAAGGAGACAAAGGACTGGAAAGTGCTGACGAAGATGCCAGATGAAATCAACACAAAGGGCTCTGGGATATGCACCATGTACAATTACCTATTCGTGGCAGGTGGAATCAAAAGGCAGGACGACAAAGGCAAGGTCTCGGACAAAGTGTTCTGCTACAACCCTCTCACTGACAGCTGGAGCGAAATTCGACCGCTCACCGAGGGTCGGTCTCAGCTCAAGCTGGTGTCTATGGACGGCTACCTGTTTGCAATTGGAGGGGAATGTCTCTTCACGGTGGAGAAATATGACCCTCGCATGGATAGGTGGCGCCCCGTGGCTCCACTACCAAAAGGAGCGTTTGCTATTGCGCACGAGGCAACAACCTGTAATGGAGAGATGTTCGTGTCCGGAGGCTCTCTATTTTATCGTCTGCTAAGATATGACACTAGAAGAGACGACTGGGAGGAATGCCCGTTCAATAACAGCAGAAAGAAATCCACGGACATGGTGGCATTCAAAAACTTCATCTACAGGTTTGACGTCAACCGTGACTACGGCGTCAACGTGTTCAAATACAACACTGTGGTAAAAATATGGCACAACAGTGCATCCCTGGAGCAGACCAACCCCTTGCCCTTTCGCTGTGCTGTCATTGGCAACACCATTTACTGTGTGAACAAGGCCCAAACAttgcagtttgttgtggaagAGGAGAATGAACAGTTTTTGCCTGAGGCACAGGCACTCAAAGCACCTATAGAGGCTAAAGGTGCCCTTGTCCCATTTGTCCTGGCTCTGCCAAAGACAGCCTGA
- the LOC121552842 gene encoding C-C chemokine receptor type 6-like, with product MDDTDYMESTNGITEDYGVIDYVEPCQMTKNKSVERVVRLYIHSVICILGLLGNILVIVTYAFYKKAKSMTDVYLLNVAIADMLFVAALPLIIYNEQSGWAMGTVACKILRGAYAINLYSGMLLLACISTDRYIAIVHARRSIRLRSSTLLYSRIICATVWSLALLLSIPTFVYYERYVPAHSFYSGSEYGFYDYSNATTPVGLKNTISSESEEDSVVCNFRFPDKATARQMKVLVPSTQMAVGFFLPLLVMGFCYASVIVTLLRVKNFQRHKAMRVVLAVVVVFIACHLPYNAALLYDTVHMFKLQPCREVDTTQVVKTVTETVAYLHCCLNPVLYAFIGVRFRNHFKKIVEDVWCMGKRVMNARRFSRVTSEIHVSTARRSVDGSSTDNAFSFTI from the coding sequence ATGGATGATACAGATTATATGGAATCAACAAATGGCATTACAGAGGACTATGGTGTGATTGATTATGTGGAGCCATGTCAAATGACAAAAAACAAAAGTGTGGAGAGAGTGGTGCGACTCTACATCCACTCTGTCATCTGCATCCTGGGCTTACTGGGAAACATCCTGGTGATCGTCACCTACGCCTTCTACAAGAAGGCCAAGTCCATGACGGACGTCTACCTTCTGAACGTGGCCATAGCCGACATGCTGTTTGTGGCGGCTCTGCCCCTGATAATCTACAACGAGCAGAGTGGCTGGGCCATGGGGACGGTGGCCTGTAAGATTCTCAGAGGGGCCTACGCCATCAACCTGTACAGTGGCATGCTGCTTTTAGCCTGTATTAGCACCGACCGCTACATTGCTATTGTCCATGCCCGCCGCTCCATCAGGCTCCGCTCCAGCACTCTCCTCTACAGCCGCATCATCTGTGCTACAGTCTGGAGCCTGGCCCTGCTCCTCTCCATCCCCACCTTTGTCTACTACGAGCGTTACGTTCCTGCACACAGCTTCTACAGTGGAAGTGAGTATGGATTCTATGATTACAGCAATGCTACGACACCTGTTGGTCTGAAGAACACTATATCCTCAGAGTCAGAGGAGGACTCTGTGGTCTGCAACTTCAGGTTCCCGGACAAAGCCACGGCCCGCCAGATGAAGGTCCTGGTCCCCAGCACCCAGATGGCGGTGGGCTTCTTCTTGCCTCTGTTGGTTATGGGCTTCTGCTACGCCAGCGTCATTGTCACCCTGCTGCGCGTCAAGAACTTCCAGAGACATAAGGCGATGCGCGTGGTGCTGGCCGTTGTGGTGGTGTTCATCGCCTGTCATCTGCCCTATAACGCCGCCCTGCTCTACGACACGGTCCACATGTTCAAGCTCCAGCCGTGCAGGGAGGTGGACACCACCCAAGTGGTCAAGACGGTGACGGAGACGGTGGCCTACCTGCACTGCTGCCTTAACCCGGTGCTGTATGCCTTCATTGGGGTGAGGTTCAGGAACCACTTCAAGAAGATTGTGGAGGATGTGTGGTGCATGGGGAAAAGGGTCATGAACGCCCGACGCTTCTCCAGGGTCACGTCCGAGATCCACGTCTCCACCGCTCGTAGGTCTGTGGACGGATCCTCTACCGACAACGCATTCTCTTTCACCATATGA